In a genomic window of Candidatus Hydrogenedentota bacterium:
- the nuoH gene encoding NADH-quinone oxidoreductase subunit NuoH: MDTTYQVKSIAEQAADSLNVGILPTLGYLGLALLLVAGLVVVLGMGLIWLERKIAAHFQCRLGPNRVGPFGIFQTLMDTIKLLFKEDIVPMRADKTLHLFAPFLALATPVLILGVIPYGPLQQVADISIGVLFVSAVGGFGVMGILVGGWSSNNKWSTIGAMRAGAQIISYELSATLALLVVVLFSGSMKLSAIVTSQHDGWWVWRAPGVGLLAFVIYLISSTAEINRLPFDIPEGESELAAGFHTEYSGMRFSFFFLAEFINMFVAAGLAATLFLGGWMPFHIGDWASFNAVMDLIPPVAWFSLKAFFIIFLIMWVRWTFPRLRVDQLMHLEWRFLLPIGFANLIAASLIALTNFYFYPLAGN, from the coding sequence ATGGACACCACGTACCAAGTAAAGAGTATTGCGGAGCAAGCCGCCGATTCACTCAATGTGGGGATTCTGCCTACATTGGGATACTTGGGCCTTGCCTTGCTCTTGGTCGCGGGACTGGTCGTGGTGTTGGGCATGGGGTTGATCTGGCTGGAGCGCAAAATCGCCGCCCATTTCCAGTGCCGCCTGGGACCAAACCGTGTCGGTCCCTTCGGCATCTTCCAGACGCTCATGGACACGATCAAACTGCTATTCAAAGAAGACATCGTGCCGATGCGCGCCGACAAGACGTTGCACCTGTTCGCGCCATTTCTTGCGCTCGCAACGCCGGTGCTCATTCTCGGTGTCATTCCCTACGGACCACTGCAACAAGTTGCCGATATCAGCATCGGCGTCCTTTTCGTAAGTGCGGTGGGCGGTTTCGGCGTGATGGGGATTCTCGTCGGTGGTTGGAGTTCCAACAATAAGTGGTCGACCATCGGCGCAATGCGCGCGGGTGCACAGATCATTTCCTACGAACTTTCGGCCACGCTTGCGCTGCTTGTAGTGGTCCTGTTTTCGGGATCCATGAAGCTGTCGGCCATCGTGACCAGCCAACACGATGGATGGTGGGTGTGGCGCGCACCGGGCGTCGGTCTGTTGGCGTTCGTAATCTACTTGATCTCCTCCACCGCCGAAATCAACCGGCTTCCATTCGATATTCCTGAAGGCGAATCCGAACTCGCCGCCGGCTTCCACACCGAGTATTCCGGCATGCGCTTCTCCTTCTTCTTCCTTGCCGAATTCATCAATATGTTTGTCGCGGCCGGCTTGGCGGCCACCTTGTTCCTCGGCGGATGGATGCCGTTTCACATCGGAGACTGGGCAAGCTTCAACGCCGTCATGGATTTGATACCCCCGGTTGCGTGGTTCTCGCTGAAGGCCTTCTTCATCATCTTTCTGATCATGTGGGTGCGCTGGACGTTCCCGAGACTGCGCGTCGATCAACTCATGCACCTCGAATGGCGATTCCTGCTGCCGATTGGGTTCGCGAACCTCATCGCGGCATCTCTCATTGCATTGACCAATTTCTACTTCTATCCGTTGGCGGGGAACTGA
- a CDS encoding 4Fe-4S binding protein, with product MALVSPKQVRYERRSIAGREIPVAVAPTLPRHSVPARFFSGLYSLLTGMKLTLRYFVKPSTIVTRQYPNNRETLKFPDRYRAALKFKYVTVRQPITDWEFPDPKSPTLRLPASLLRDWSRGYEDASYHKCTGCKNCEVACPNASIRVVTRIGEVTEDREVDRFIWRMDSCMYCNACVQACPFDAIEMGHDYENAVYDRRLLVYNLNRQAGPPASLVTEEEDITVRRRMMSHRERCGGPIPLNGHALPNLHALPVTPIVDASTGSIERNSEAES from the coding sequence ATGGCACTCGTAAGTCCAAAGCAAGTCCGCTACGAGCGACGCAGCATCGCAGGACGGGAAATCCCTGTCGCCGTGGCGCCAACACTTCCGCGTCACAGCGTGCCCGCGCGGTTCTTCTCGGGCTTGTACAGTCTACTTACGGGGATGAAGCTGACCCTGCGCTACTTTGTGAAGCCATCTACCATCGTTACGCGGCAGTACCCAAACAATCGCGAGACGCTGAAGTTTCCTGATCGGTATCGTGCGGCTTTGAAGTTCAAATATGTCACGGTACGTCAGCCGATCACCGACTGGGAGTTTCCGGATCCGAAATCGCCGACACTTCGCTTGCCTGCGTCGCTCTTGCGCGATTGGTCGCGTGGATACGAAGACGCTTCCTATCACAAGTGCACCGGCTGCAAGAACTGCGAAGTGGCATGTCCCAATGCTTCAATCCGCGTTGTCACACGCATCGGCGAGGTAACCGAGGACCGTGAAGTCGACCGCTTTATCTGGCGCATGGATTCGTGCATGTACTGTAACGCTTGCGTCCAGGCATGCCCGTTCGACGCCATCGAAATGGGCCATGACTACGAAAACGCGGTCTATGATCGCCGGTTGCTGGTGTATAACCTTAACCGCCAGGCGGGACCACCGGCGAGTCTGGTCACCGAGGAAGAGGATATAACCGTGCGTCGCAGGATGATGTCTCACCGCGAACGTTGCGGAGGGCCCATTCCGCTAAACGGTCATGCGCTTCCCAATCTTCACGCTCTGCCCGTCACGCCGATCGTCGATGCGTCGACCGGGAGTATCGAACGTAATTCGGAGGCAGAGTCATGA
- a CDS encoding NADH-quinone oxidoreductase subunit D (Catalyzes the transfer of electrons from NADH to quinone) encodes ESLRIVEQLLDNIPEGPYMTLRYNMPIVVPKGMHYGQIETARGAMGVFLVSDGEKDKPYRWHFRSPNFNNLWAVTEITPGWRIADIIAILSSLDLVIPDIDR; translated from the coding sequence GAGTCGTTGCGTATCGTCGAACAACTGCTCGACAACATTCCCGAAGGCCCTTACATGACCCTTCGGTACAACATGCCCATTGTCGTTCCCAAGGGGATGCACTACGGACAGATCGAGACCGCGCGCGGCGCGATGGGGGTTTTCCTCGTTTCCGACGGTGAAAAGGACAAGCCCTATCGCTGGCATTTCCGTTCGCCGAACTTTAATAACCTATGGGCAGTCACCGAGATCACGCCGGGCTGGCGCATCGCAGACATTATTGCGATCCTGTCCAGCCTCGACCTCGTTATTCCGGATATCGATCGGTAA
- the nuoK gene encoding NADH-quinone oxidoreductase subunit NuoK gives MIEFLANHTPTLTHWLVLCALLFCIGLYGVLTRRNAIGILMSIEIMLDAGAINFVAFNYFNARDTVDGQIMAIFIIAVAAAEAVIAMAIFVALYRYRGTVDVNEMDSLRDES, from the coding sequence ATGATTGAATTCCTGGCAAACCACACTCCTACCCTCACGCATTGGCTGGTCCTTTGTGCCTTGCTCTTCTGCATAGGCCTGTACGGAGTGCTCACGCGCCGAAATGCAATCGGTATTCTGATGTCCATCGAGATTATGTTGGACGCCGGGGCCATCAACTTCGTCGCTTTCAATTACTTCAATGCGCGAGACACCGTCGATGGCCAGATAATGGCCATCTTCATCATTGCGGTTGCGGCGGCGGAGGCGGTCATCGCCATGGCCATTTTCGTTGCGCTCTACCGCTATCGCGGCACAGTCGACGTTAACGAGATGGATTCTCTGAGGGACGAGTCATGA
- a CDS encoding NADH-quinone oxidoreductase subunit J, protein MMTEAAQTVVFYILAASVLGLSIAVVRVRRLLRAAVALMVMLTASAALYVLLGAEFLAGVQVLVYVGGIVVLIVFAIMLTRSSDLLEDVPSNLRRLMGVCVSSGFALIACGIVLTSHFPLSPSAVAPEDDSRAIGKALLDYGPNGYVLPFEIISLLLLAAAVGAIVIARRTPPSAQPFTSGGDLPPEAPHVISLSQRDKRQER, encoded by the coding sequence ATGATGACCGAAGCCGCCCAGACTGTTGTGTTCTACATACTGGCCGCCTCCGTTCTCGGACTCTCAATCGCTGTCGTGCGGGTTCGCAGACTGCTGCGCGCCGCCGTCGCGCTCATGGTGATGCTGACAGCGAGCGCCGCGTTGTACGTGTTGCTGGGCGCTGAATTCCTGGCCGGTGTCCAAGTGTTGGTGTATGTGGGCGGGATCGTCGTTCTCATCGTCTTCGCGATCATGCTTACCCGTTCATCCGATCTGCTCGAAGACGTACCCTCCAATCTCCGGCGATTGATGGGCGTGTGCGTTTCCAGCGGTTTTGCCCTTATCGCTTGCGGAATCGTGCTGACATCCCATTTTCCGCTCAGTCCTTCCGCGGTCGCGCCCGAAGACGATTCCCGCGCGATTGGAAAAGCGTTGCTGGACTACGGGCCCAACGGATACGTGTTGCCGTTTGAAATTATCTCGCTTCTCCTGTTGGCCGCGGCCGTCGGGGCCATCGTGATTGCGCGGCGTACCCCTCCGTCTGCCCAGCCATTCACGAGCGGCGGCGATTTACCGCCCGAGGCGCCGCACGTCATCTCGTTGTCGCAGCGTGATAAGAGACAGGAGCGTTGA
- a CDS encoding NADH-quinone oxidoreductase subunit M translates to MGLLSWIIAVPFITMLFVVCVPARQWRAIRWISAFGCGIHLVLTTILVYRYWQEASPNMEAIRSANLATLFFVERIPWFPSLGITYYIGVDGISVSMIVLTSLIIFTGSLASWYVDIRTKEFYALLLLLVTGVFGVFVSYDLFLFFMFYELAVLPMYLLIGIWGTGPKEYAAMKLTLMLLVGSAFVLVGFFALYHASGLHTFDLQQLATVTYKNDFQRWVFPMVFVGFGVIGALYPFHTWSPDGHSSAPTAVSMLHAGVLMKLGGYGALRIAVYLLPEGAKMWALFFMVLSTINIVYGSFGAIMQKDLKYFTAYSSVSHCGFVLFGVATLNVIGFKGAVLQMFSHGIMTGLFFALIGMVYGRTHTRVIPEMGGLAKVMPWFATMFYIGGLASLGLPGLSGFVAETHVFLGGVFGNPWSDRTATLLLTIVATMSIVVTAVYVLRGLATVFQGPITNEHYLELTDARLPERLSTGILAATLFVVGLLPWLFINLTESSIVAIANRLTTAGTP, encoded by the coding sequence GTGGGACTGCTCAGTTGGATCATCGCAGTGCCCTTCATCACGATGCTGTTCGTCGTGTGCGTGCCCGCGCGTCAATGGCGGGCGATTCGTTGGATCAGCGCATTCGGCTGCGGCATTCACCTCGTGCTCACAACGATTCTCGTTTACCGTTACTGGCAGGAAGCCTCTCCCAATATGGAGGCTATTCGCTCCGCGAACCTTGCCACGCTCTTCTTCGTTGAGCGTATCCCGTGGTTCCCGTCGCTGGGTATCACCTACTACATCGGCGTCGACGGCATATCGGTCAGCATGATCGTGCTGACGTCGCTTATCATCTTCACCGGATCGCTGGCGAGCTGGTACGTCGATATACGCACCAAAGAATTCTACGCCCTGCTGTTGCTGCTCGTAACCGGCGTCTTTGGCGTGTTCGTAAGCTACGATCTTTTCCTGTTCTTCATGTTCTACGAACTCGCCGTGCTGCCCATGTACTTGCTCATTGGCATCTGGGGAACGGGTCCAAAAGAATACGCGGCCATGAAGCTTACCCTGATGCTGCTGGTGGGGAGCGCGTTCGTCTTGGTCGGATTTTTCGCGTTGTATCACGCATCGGGGCTTCATACGTTCGATCTTCAGCAATTGGCGACGGTCACATATAAGAACGACTTCCAGCGCTGGGTGTTCCCGATGGTGTTTGTGGGCTTCGGAGTTATCGGTGCGCTCTATCCCTTCCACACGTGGTCGCCCGACGGACACAGTTCCGCGCCGACAGCGGTGTCGATGCTTCACGCGGGCGTGCTGATGAAACTCGGCGGATACGGTGCGCTTCGCATCGCCGTCTACCTGCTCCCCGAAGGCGCGAAAATGTGGGCGCTGTTCTTCATGGTCCTTTCCACCATAAACATCGTGTACGGTTCCTTCGGCGCGATCATGCAGAAGGATCTCAAGTACTTCACGGCCTATTCATCCGTCAGCCACTGCGGCTTTGTCCTGTTCGGAGTCGCCACCCTTAACGTGATCGGGTTCAAAGGGGCGGTTCTCCAGATGTTCAGCCACGGCATCATGACAGGCCTCTTCTTCGCGCTGATCGGCATGGTCTACGGGCGCACCCACACGCGCGTCATTCCGGAGATGGGCGGCTTGGCCAAGGTCATGCCTTGGTTTGCCACGATGTTCTATATCGGCGGTCTCGCAAGTCTGGGTCTGCCGGGCCTATCCGGATTCGTGGCCGAGACCCACGTGTTCCTGGGCGGCGTCTTTGGCAATCCGTGGAGCGATCGAACCGCTACACTGCTGCTTACTATCGTCGCTACGATGTCTATTGTTGTGACGGCCGTCTACGTGCTGCGAGGCCTTGCTACGGTCTTCCAGGGACCGATTACGAACGAACACTACCTTGAACTGACCGATGCACGTCTTCCCGAACGGCTCAGCACGGGCATTCTCGCGGCTACGTTGTTCGTGGTCGGACTTCTTCCTTGGCTGTTCATTAACTTGACGGAGAGTTCGATTGTCGCGATCGCCAACCGTCTGACTACGGCGGGGACTCCTTAG
- a CDS encoding glycine hydroxymethyltransferase codes for MGPHSRLREITPWRIRPVSTTTIDSASPISSYLSRTAPENVSAGFLAYLASLTEVARVAPAVARSIVKELADQRSNLKLIASENYCSMATQLAMGNLLTDKYAEGFPMHRFYAGCDNVDDIEAYACAEVCKLFGCDHAFVQPHSGADANLIAFWSILQARAEVPALADLGIKDISKASREDWNKIRQATGNQKLLGMDYYSGGHLTHGYRHNVSAKMFDVYSYGVDKETYLLNYDAIEQQVLDIKPLILLAGYSAYPRAIDFRRMRAMADKVGAVFMVDMAHFAGLVAGGAFEGDFNPVAHAHIVTSTTHKTLRGPRGGIVLCTKELAEYVDKGCPMVMGGPLPHVIAAKAVAFTEANQPAFKAYAKKIVSNARALAAACVSEGLQLSSGGTDNHLMLINVTPFGLTGRQAESALRECGITLNRNSLPFDANGPWYTSGLRIGTPAVTTLGMGEPEMKEIAAIIKLVLANTKPATIESGANAGEPSKAKYVIDAKAHEAAQARVHALLDKYPVYPELDLGLLQEYFG; via the coding sequence ATGGGGCCGCATTCGCGGCTGCGCGAAATCACCCCTTGGAGAATCAGACCCGTGTCCACAACTACAATCGATAGCGCTTCCCCTATTTCCAGTTACCTTTCACGTACCGCGCCGGAGAACGTTTCGGCGGGGTTTCTAGCGTATCTAGCAAGCCTGACCGAAGTGGCGCGGGTTGCGCCGGCCGTGGCGCGTTCTATTGTGAAGGAACTGGCCGATCAGCGGTCGAATCTGAAGCTCATCGCAAGCGAGAACTATTGCTCGATGGCGACGCAGCTCGCCATGGGCAACCTGCTCACGGACAAATACGCCGAAGGCTTTCCGATGCACCGCTTCTACGCGGGCTGCGACAATGTCGACGACATTGAGGCGTACGCCTGCGCGGAAGTCTGCAAGCTGTTCGGATGCGACCATGCATTTGTGCAGCCGCACAGCGGCGCCGACGCGAACCTGATTGCGTTTTGGTCCATCTTGCAGGCGCGCGCTGAAGTGCCCGCGCTGGCAGATCTCGGCATCAAGGACATCTCGAAGGCATCGCGCGAGGATTGGAACAAGATTCGCCAAGCGACGGGAAATCAGAAGTTGCTCGGAATGGACTACTATTCGGGCGGCCACCTCACGCACGGGTATCGCCACAATGTTTCCGCGAAGATGTTCGACGTGTACAGCTACGGCGTCGACAAGGAAACGTACCTTCTCAATTACGACGCCATCGAGCAGCAGGTACTCGATATCAAACCGCTGATTCTGCTCGCAGGCTACAGCGCGTATCCGCGCGCGATCGATTTCCGCCGCATGCGCGCAATGGCCGACAAAGTGGGTGCGGTGTTCATGGTCGACATGGCGCACTTCGCGGGATTGGTTGCGGGCGGCGCATTTGAAGGCGACTTCAATCCGGTTGCGCATGCGCATATCGTCACGTCGACAACGCACAAGACATTGCGCGGACCGCGCGGCGGTATCGTGCTCTGCACGAAAGAACTCGCCGAGTACGTCGACAAGGGCTGCCCGATGGTGATGGGCGGACCGCTGCCGCACGTCATTGCCGCAAAAGCCGTGGCTTTCACGGAAGCCAATCAGCCCGCATTCAAGGCATACGCGAAGAAGATCGTCTCGAATGCGCGCGCGCTGGCCGCGGCCTGCGTAAGTGAAGGACTTCAGCTCTCGTCCGGCGGCACGGACAATCACCTGATGCTGATCAACGTGACGCCGTTCGGACTCACGGGACGTCAGGCGGAAAGTGCATTGCGTGAATGCGGGATCACGCTCAACCGCAATTCGCTGCCGTTCGATGCCAACGGTCCCTGGTACACGAGCGGACTTCGCATCGGTACGCCCGCCGTGACGACATTGGGCATGGGCGAACCGGAGATGAAGGAAATTGCGGCCATTATCAAGCTTGTACTCGCGAACACCAAGCCTGCGACGATTGAATCCGGCGCGAACGCGGGCGAGCCAAGCAAGGCCAAGTACGTAATCGATGCAAAGGCGCACGAAGCGGCGCAGGCGCGAGTCCATGCGTTGCTGGACAAGTATCCGGTGTATCCGGAATTGGATCTGGGGTTATTGCAGGAGTACTTCGGATAG
- a CDS encoding NADH-quinone oxidoreductase subunit N — protein MVMLPEIIVIVTAFAVLLADLFLDERRRVVLAPLALVGLGAAFVAGLAGTSSGEVFGGRFVIDAVGWWFRLFFILAAFVTVVVSLDLLDGRTSVRMRGIGFRGEYYSVLLFTIAGMLYLSAARDMITLYVSLELSTLPLFVLAAWRRDHAPSGEAGLKYVIYGALASSLLLYGLALVYGITGETRMDALAAAVTKASPGALWFASGLIVCGLGFKLTLVPFHMWAADVYEGAPTPVTAYLSVASKGAGLVFAFQIYYRMLGPWLQDWDLAIAFCAAATMTFGNLVAIVQNNIKRFMAFSAISQAGYLILGFIGANAEGVPAMLFYMLVYVVTNLLAFACIVWFGNETGRERIEDYRGLAQTNPMVALGFMLALFSLAGIPPLSGFVGKYFLFSVTAQAGMHWLVAVAAVNSTVSLYYYLRVIRQMYIEPPAEGATTLPITGTLAVTIGVLSAATALLGIIPFFYETIHVHTISWLASL, from the coding sequence ATGGTCATGCTGCCGGAAATCATCGTCATCGTTACGGCCTTCGCCGTATTGCTGGCCGACCTTTTTCTAGATGAACGGAGGCGGGTGGTTCTTGCTCCGCTTGCATTGGTGGGATTGGGCGCGGCATTTGTGGCGGGTTTGGCTGGGACGTCATCCGGCGAAGTCTTCGGCGGACGCTTCGTGATTGACGCCGTGGGGTGGTGGTTCCGTCTGTTTTTTATACTCGCCGCATTTGTGACGGTGGTCGTCTCCTTGGATCTGTTGGACGGGCGCACGAGTGTGCGCATGCGCGGCATCGGTTTCCGTGGTGAGTACTACTCTGTTCTGCTGTTCACGATAGCGGGCATGCTCTACCTGTCCGCCGCGCGCGATATGATCACGCTTTATGTCAGCCTTGAGCTAAGCACGTTGCCCCTCTTTGTACTTGCCGCGTGGCGACGTGACCATGCCCCCTCCGGCGAAGCCGGACTGAAGTACGTGATCTACGGAGCGCTCGCTTCCTCCTTGCTGCTGTACGGTCTCGCGTTGGTCTACGGCATTACCGGTGAAACCCGCATGGATGCCTTGGCCGCCGCCGTTACGAAAGCGTCGCCGGGCGCGCTGTGGTTTGCTTCCGGTCTCATCGTTTGCGGACTCGGATTCAAGTTGACTCTCGTTCCATTTCACATGTGGGCCGCCGATGTGTACGAAGGCGCTCCCACACCTGTCACCGCGTATTTGTCCGTCGCATCGAAAGGCGCGGGGTTGGTCTTCGCGTTTCAGATTTACTACCGCATGCTCGGCCCGTGGCTCCAGGATTGGGACTTGGCCATAGCCTTCTGCGCGGCGGCCACGATGACGTTCGGCAACCTGGTGGCCATTGTGCAAAACAACATCAAGCGATTCATGGCATTCAGCGCCATATCGCAGGCGGGCTATCTGATTCTGGGTTTCATCGGCGCAAACGCCGAAGGCGTACCGGCGATGCTCTTTTACATGCTCGTGTATGTTGTGACGAATCTGCTCGCCTTCGCGTGCATCGTGTGGTTCGGCAATGAAACCGGACGCGAGCGCATTGAAGACTATCGCGGCCTTGCACAAACGAATCCCATGGTGGCGCTCGGATTTATGCTGGCCTTGTTCAGTCTCGCAGGCATTCCGCCGCTCTCCGGATTCGTGGGCAAGTACTTCTTGTTCAGCGTGACGGCGCAAGCGGGGATGCACTGGCTGGTTGCCGTAGCAGCGGTCAATTCGACGGTTTCTCTCTACTACTATCTGCGCGTCATTCGGCAGATGTACATCGAGCCGCCCGCGGAAGGCGCGACTACGTTGCCAATCACCGGCACGTTGGCCGTGACTATCGGCGTTCTCAGCGCGGCCACAGCGCTACTCGGCATCATCCCCTTCTTCTACGAGACTATTCACGTGCACACCATCTCTTGGCTTGCCTCGCTTTAG
- the nuoL gene encoding NADH-quinone oxidoreductase subunit L translates to MNHAWLIPALPLISFAIVGMFIRPRSDKAAGIVATAAVFTSLALALKLATEFLQIPSEGAGPVSLVPWSTEWLRYDENLVVSVGVLVDPISVLLMVVVTCVSALVHLYSIGYMHGDPGYGRFFTYLNLFTFSMLGLVVAPNIVQMYVCWELVGVSSFLLIGFYYEKPSAVAASKKAFIVTRFADLGFLIGVLLLGYWGHALLADTKAELNTAASAAWQPFDFAYLTSEAFLNRFLEVGPHILGLSLLAVAMICVYMGAAGKSAMFPLHIWLPDAMEGPTPVSALIHAATMVVAGVYLVARMFPAFSMSVDALTVVAYVGGFTSLFAAVIAVTQDDIKRVLAFSTLSQLGYMMMALGVASMGHSLGYTASMFHLFTHAFFKALLFLGAGAIIHAVHSNDIWDMGGLRKHMPITHLLFAIAWLAICGIWPLAGFFSKDEILAAALHGHYTVLFGIALFVAGLTSFYMSRIYFATFWGTPRSKHAEHAHEAPKVMLLPMGVLAVLSCIAGFAPMAEWVHIGEPLEHHGIDFTIAIPATIAGVLGIAVAAVLYARGDAALADRLANSFRLVYRVVKNKFYFDELYLFVTKRVIFMFVARPIAWFDRHVVDGGVNLSGWSTRKSGAVLSRLQTGQIQTYSMWLAAGGLFVLLVLWAMGV, encoded by the coding sequence ATGAATCATGCGTGGCTCATTCCGGCGCTCCCGTTAATCTCGTTCGCCATCGTCGGCATGTTTATCCGCCCGCGTTCGGACAAGGCCGCCGGAATTGTTGCGACGGCCGCTGTATTCACCTCGCTCGCCTTGGCGCTCAAACTGGCGACAGAATTCTTGCAGATTCCTTCGGAAGGCGCAGGCCCTGTCTCTCTCGTGCCGTGGAGCACGGAGTGGCTTCGGTACGACGAGAACCTCGTCGTTTCCGTTGGTGTGCTTGTCGATCCGATTTCCGTGCTGCTCATGGTTGTGGTCACGTGCGTGAGCGCGCTTGTCCACCTGTACAGCATTGGATACATGCACGGCGATCCGGGTTACGGCCGATTTTTCACCTATCTGAACCTCTTCACCTTCAGCATGCTTGGGCTTGTGGTCGCACCGAACATCGTTCAAATGTATGTGTGCTGGGAACTCGTCGGCGTCAGCAGCTTTCTTCTGATCGGTTTCTACTACGAGAAACCTTCCGCTGTGGCCGCATCCAAGAAGGCTTTCATTGTCACACGGTTCGCCGATCTCGGATTCCTGATTGGTGTGTTGCTGCTCGGCTACTGGGGGCATGCGCTTCTTGCCGATACCAAGGCGGAACTGAACACCGCCGCATCCGCTGCATGGCAACCCTTCGACTTCGCCTATTTGACGAGTGAAGCTTTCTTGAACCGTTTCCTGGAGGTTGGCCCGCATATTCTCGGCCTGTCGCTTCTGGCGGTTGCGATGATCTGTGTATACATGGGCGCAGCCGGAAAGAGCGCCATGTTCCCACTGCACATCTGGCTGCCGGACGCCATGGAAGGCCCGACGCCGGTGTCTGCACTGATTCACGCGGCAACGATGGTTGTGGCGGGCGTCTACTTGGTCGCGCGCATGTTCCCGGCGTTTTCGATGAGCGTGGACGCATTGACGGTCGTCGCCTACGTCGGCGGGTTCACGAGCCTTTTTGCGGCGGTGATAGCCGTGACGCAAGACGACATCAAGCGCGTGCTCGCTTTCTCGACGTTGAGCCAGCTTGGTTACATGATGATGGCGCTCGGCGTCGCTTCCATGGGGCATTCTCTCGGATATACCGCAAGCATGTTCCACTTGTTCACGCACGCATTCTTCAAGGCGCTCTTGTTCCTCGGCGCGGGCGCGATCATACACGCCGTTCACAGCAACGACATTTGGGACATGGGCGGACTCAGGAAGCACATGCCCATCACGCACCTGCTGTTCGCGATTGCGTGGCTTGCCATCTGCGGTATCTGGCCTCTCGCGGGCTTCTTCTCCAAAGACGAGATACTTGCCGCGGCCTTGCACGGCCACTACACCGTCCTGTTTGGCATTGCGCTTTTCGTTGCCGGCTTGACCTCGTTCTACATGTCTCGCATTTATTTTGCGACGTTCTGGGGAACGCCGCGAAGCAAGCACGCCGAACATGCGCACGAAGCGCCCAAGGTGATGCTGTTGCCGATGGGTGTACTCGCCGTCTTGTCTTGCATCGCGGGCTTTGCGCCCATGGCGGAGTGGGTGCACATCGGCGAACCTCTGGAACACCACGGCATCGATTTCACGATCGCGATTCCCGCCACCATTGCGGGGGTGTTGGGCATTGCCGTAGCGGCCGTGCTCTATGCCAGGGGCGATGCGGCGCTTGCCGACCGCCTGGCAAATTCGTTCCGGCTGGTTTACCGCGTCGTGAAGAATAAGTTCTATTTCGACGAGTTGTATCTCTTCGTAACGAAGCGCGTCATCTTCATGTTCGTTGCCCGGCCCATCGCATGGTTCGACCGCCACGTTGTCGATGGCGGCGTCAATTTATCCGGATGGAGCACGCGCAAATCAGGCGCGGTGCTGAGCCGTCTGCAAACCGGTCAGATACAGACGTATAGCATGTGGCTTGCTGCAGGGGGATTGTTTGTCTTGTTAGTGCTTTGGGCAATGGGGGTATAA